In Candidatus Poribacteria bacterium, the sequence GCGGTTTCCGCCCTCAACGATCCGTACTCCTTCTACCAGAGCCCGGAGGAGCAGCAGAGGGAGCGCGAAGACCTGTTCCAGGCGAAGTTCGGTGGACTGGGAATCCGCATCTACCCGGAACAGCGAGGCGACTTCGCCGTCGTCAAAGTATCGACGCCGCTCCGCAACTCACCAGCCATACGTGCCGGTCTCCAGCCAGGCGACATCATCGTCAAGGTGGACGGTGAGTCGGTCATCCTCGGCGGCGACCGAGGTTTGACACTGAACGATGTCGTCGGCAAGCTCCGTGGAGCTGTCGGCGAGCCCGTCACCGTCACGATCGAGCGCCGGAACCGCAACGAGCCGTTCGACGTGACGCTCGTGCGCGAGGAGATCAAGCTGGAGAGCGTCGAGTGGACGGTCGTGGAACCGGGGATCGTCTATGTATCGGTCGACAGCTTCACCAACTCGACGATGGACGAGTTCACCGAAGCCCTCCGCGAATCGGCGAAGGAGGGTCCGATCCGCTCACTGCTGATCGACGTACGCGGCAACCGAGGAGGGCTCCTGACCGCCGCCAAGGAGATGTCCGACGCGTTCCTCGGCGACGGCATCATCGTGTCGACACAGGGCAGGCGGTCGGAGTTCAACCACGTCTACAAAGCCGACAACGAGCGCTTGGTGTCGGATGACACGACCGTGGTCGTCCTGGTGAACGGGATGAGCGCCAGCGGCTCCGAGATTCTTGCCGGGGCGATCAAAGACCGAAAGCGCGGCATTCTGGTCGGCACGAAGACGTTCGGCAAGGGCGTGGTGCAACAGCGCTTCGAGCTCAAGAACGGCGGGGCTGTGTCGCTGACGATCTCCGCGTACTACACGCCGGGCGGGACGTCCATCGACGGATCGGGCATCGAACCGAACGTCGCCGTCGAACCGGAGATCCTCAGCGACGAACAGGCGTTCATTCGCGAGAAGATCCGCGAGAAGAAGATCATCGAGAACTTCGTGCTCGAGCACATCCGCACCTACGAACGCGAGCGCGGGAGCACGCCGACCGACTTCGCGCCGCTAGGGGCTCGCCTCTCCGAACTGACGCCAGCTCTCGAAGAGAACCATCTGGCGCTCGATCCCCGCTACGTCCGACTCGAGGCGCGAGGGGTCTTCGACCTGAACGTCGGCAACGACCGTCTGATCGACTTGGAGAACGACCGTCAGCTTACAGAAGCGCTGCACATCGTCAAGGATGTGGGCGTCGCCAACGTGCTGAACGGTTCCTACAAGGCGGCTACACCGAGCACGACTGCGACGAACTGACCTGCAATCGCCGACGGCGGCACATGCGCGGGCGGACGCCCGGAGGTCTGGCAACCGGTTGGGCACGACTCCACGGGAGAAGACGTCCCATGGCGACGACGGATACGGAGACGGCAACACCCGATGCAGCGTTCAGCGGAAGGTCCGAGCCCCCTGACGGCGAGATGTCGCTGTGGTTCCGCCAACCCGCGTCGATCTGGGATCACGCGCTACCCATCGGGAACGGTCGATTCGGCGCGATGGTCTTCGGCGGCGTGCCCCAGGAACGCCTCCAGTTCAACGAGGACACGCTCTGGTCGGGAGGGCCCCGCGACACGACGAACCCCCGCGCGCTCCGCTACCTGCCGCTCATTCGCCAACTGCTCAACGAGGGACAGATCGCGCGGGCGACGCGCCTCGCTGAACGCCACATGATGGGCGAGCCGATGCGCGTCAAGCCCTACCAGTCGCTCGCCGACGTCTGGATCGACTTCGACCACACGGAGGTCGAGGACTACCGACGCGAGCTCGACCTGGCGACGGGCATCTGTCGGGTGCAGTACCGCGTCGGCGAAGTGCTCTTCACGCGCGAGTACTTCGCGTCGGCACCGGATCAGGTTGTCGTCGTCCGGCTGACAGCATCGGAACCGGGCGCGCTGACCTTCAACCTTCGGATGACGCGCGAGCAGGACGCCGGAACCGAGCCTGTCGTGAACCCCCACTTCCTGACGTTGGCCGGTCGATGCGACGGGGGAGACGGCATCGCGTTCCGACTGCAGGCACACGTGCTGCCCCATGGCGGGAGCCTCAACGCAGACGACGACGGACTTCGCATCGATGGAGCCACTTCGGTGGCGCTTCGCTTCGCGGGCGCGACTTCATACCGGGGTCGCGATGAGCGCGCGTGGACCGATTCCTGGATCAGCAGCGCCGCCCTGCGTTCGTTCGACGAGCTCCGGGAACGGCACGTCGCCGATCATCGCGCGCTGTTCGACCGCGTGAGCCTCGACCTCGGCGATCCCGCGCCCGAGCTGCCAACGGACGAGCGGCTCCAGCGCGTCCGCGACGGCGCAGAGGACCCCCGGCTCGTCGCCCAGTACTTCCAGTTCGGGCGGTATCTGCTCATCGGCTCGTCGCGCCCCGGCACGCAGCCCGCGAACCTGCAGGGCATCTGGGCGCACGGGATGAACCCGCCGTGGAACAGC encodes:
- a CDS encoding S41 family peptidase; translation: MGQECIHLGKGADFMRKHRRSLSVVALLAVASVASVIVWLNQSSAQNRYELVTSYIATLNEILVKTDSNFYKEVDDQKMLEGAIRGAVSALNDPYSFYQSPEEQQREREDLFQAKFGGLGIRIYPEQRGDFAVVKVSTPLRNSPAIRAGLQPGDIIVKVDGESVILGGDRGLTLNDVVGKLRGAVGEPVTVTIERRNRNEPFDVTLVREEIKLESVEWTVVEPGIVYVSVDSFTNSTMDEFTEALRESAKEGPIRSLLIDVRGNRGGLLTAAKEMSDAFLGDGIIVSTQGRRSEFNHVYKADNERLVSDDTTVVVLVNGMSASGSEILAGAIKDRKRGILVGTKTFGKGVVQQRFELKNGGAVSLTISAYYTPGGTSIDGSGIEPNVAVEPEILSDEQAFIREKIREKKIIENFVLEHIRTYERERGSTPTDFAPLGARLSELTPALEENHLALDPRYVRLEARGVFDLNVGNDRLIDLENDRQLTEALHIVKDVGVANVLNGSYKAATPSTTATN